A section of the Plutella xylostella chromosome 18, ilPluXylo3.1, whole genome shotgun sequence genome encodes:
- the LOC125489921 gene encoding uncharacterized protein LOC125489921, with amino-acid sequence METEYCFSRLFSVEILEREKWNDDKALQTFRSGDIVWYTDGSKKEGLAGSGIYGERPRARKYASLGRFASVFQAEIYAIIGCAYENLDRAFTRRNIFILSDSQAALKALTSAEVNSKLIMECILILNKIGANNRVTLRWVPGHCGINGNEEADELARLGAESLPLGPEPIIGLPKCTSRREIKDWAQNQSLEAWNNVPGQHHARALIVGYSQKFTRRALELTRNQLRVLTRTLSGHCRLNSHLHKMGLSDTPTCRFCNEEDETPMHILCECEAIIHKRNRILGGYKLAPIDVRSLSPGKIIRFIKDLGLDSEI; translated from the coding sequence ATGGAAACGGAGTACTGTTTCTCAAGGCTCTTCTCAGTTGAGATACTAGAAAGGGAGAAGTGGAATGATGATAAGGCCCTTCAAACTTTCCGGTCGGGAGACATCGTGTGGTACACCGATGGATCCAAAAAGGAAGGCCTGGCAGGTTCAGGCATTTACGGAGAAAGGCCAAGAGCGCGCAAATATGCGAGCCTGGGAAGGTTTGCCTCCGTATTCCAAGCCGAGATATATGCCATCATTGGATGTGCATACGAAAACCTGGATAGAGCCTTCACTCGgaggaatatatttattctgtCAGACAGCCAAGCTGCTCTTAAAGCATTGACTTCTGCAGAAGTTAACTCCAAACTTATAATGGAGTGCATCCTCATCCTGAACAAAATTGGAGCTAACAATAGAGTGACCCTGCGATGGGTGCCCGGACATTGTGGCATCAATGGCAATGAGGAAGCAGATGAGCTCGCACGTCTGGGAGCAGAAAGCCTACCGTTGGGCCCCGAGCCCATCATCGGGCTACCAAAATGCACCAGTCGTCGCGAGATCAAGGACTGGGCACAGAACCAAAGCTTAGAGGCTTGGAATAATGTACCAGGGCAACATCATGCAAGAGCCCTAATCGTGGGCTATTCGCAGAAATTTACGCGTCGAGCTTTAGAGCTCACACGCAACCAGTTAAGGGTCTTGACAAGAACCTTATCAGGTCACTGTAGGTTGAACAGTCACTTACATAAAATGGGTCTGTCCGATACTCCAACTTGTAGATTTTGCAATGAAGAGGACGAAACGCCCATGCATATTCTCTGTGAATGTGAGGCCATCATTCACAAGAGAAACAGAATCTTGGGCGGCTACAAATTAGCCCCCATAGATGTCAGGTCTCTCTCTCCAGGTAAGAtcatcaggtttataaaagacctgggcctggaTAGTGAGATTTGA